The window TTTGTTTTGTGATGAGCCCTATGTGCCTTTGTAATGGCTCTTAAGTATTTTGTTTTTGGTCTATTGAACCACTTTAGTCTTTTATGTATCAAGACATCGTGTAGTATAAAATAGAGCGTGCCGTACAAACTAATGCCACAGCCAATCCAAAAACGATAATCAAATGACTCAACACCTAGTAGTATGAGTACCACTGCTGATCCGCCAAATATTAAGACGAATACGTCATTCAATTCAAACATACCTTCAGTATGTTCGTGGTGGCTTTTATGAATTTTCCATAAAACGCCGTGCATAATATACTTATGCATCCACCAAGAAAAAGCTTCCG is drawn from Roseivirga misakiensis and contains these coding sequences:
- a CDS encoding sterol desaturase family protein, which gives rise to MVEAIGWSLLGFVLTEAFSWWMHKYIMHGVLWKIHKSHHEHTEGMFELNDVFVLIFGGSAVVLILLGVESFDYRFWIGCGISLYGTLYFILHDVLIHKRLKWFNRPKTKYLRAITKAHRAHHKTKEKDDAVSFGLFMIPREYFKEDGKER